Part of the Paludisphaera borealis genome, CAGACGTTTTTCAGAACTTCTTTTTTGGCATAGACTTTCGACAAATTTTCGATGCTGAAGATGTATTGTGGCGGCATAACCTGAAGGTTCCCTGATGATCAGCCCCGGGTCGAGGCGATCGGAATCGTGTTTCGGGCGAGAAGAGTCCGGCAACCCACCCAGCGTTCCCAACCAGACAAGCCGACCATTCCCAATGGTCGTCTTGAACTTGAAGTCGCGCCGGATGTCTGGTAGCGTTGGATTATGGTCATGGCGAGGGCTACGGACAAGCTTCCGAGACTCACCACAAAGCCATGCCGGGGTAGCTCAGTTGGTTAGAGCGGCGGTCTCATAATCCGCAGGTCTCCGGTTCAAGTCCGGACCCCGGTAATCTTTCCATCAATGGAAATCGCGGCTCGCCTTGAGATTCGGGCGACGCCGTCGTTAAGCGCCGGTTGAGCGGGATCGTCGCGATGACGACGAACACCCCTGCAAACCCCCTGAACTTCGATTTGAAGTTTCGGTCTGGATCGGCGACGAACGGAGGCCCCCTGTCGGCCTGGCGCGTTCTCATCGAGCGTGGGTCGTCATGAAGGCGGCGTTTCTTGAGGAGATTTTTCTCCCCTTGTCACGGAGTCGTACGGCGTCTCGTAATCAGGTACGGGGGTTTGTGCGACGACATGCCCCCGAGGACGCTTCGACCTGCCTCCGGCGCGAGCTCGCTCTCTCCCAGGGCCTGAACCTCCGATTTCGATGTGGATGTTGCGGCCGACGGAAGCAATAGGCGTCGAGATCGGTGATCGGGATCTTAATAAACCCATCTGGATCGAATCAGGATGGAATTTACTTCCAGATGGATACCCTGTTGCCAAGAAACCACGAGGAGAAGCGGTTCTTTTGTTGCCGGTGAAGATGAGCATCTTGACCATTGACTACCGGCGTCCGGATTCGTTATGTTACGTTGCTTGTTCGGAATAGCAGGTCCATTTGTCCTCGAGATCTGTCCCCACCTACTAGAGCAAAGGAGACACTGAGTGATTAAGTTGCATCGCGCCCTCATGGCGGGGGCTCTGTTCGTTCTCGCCGCGGTTCCTGCCCAGGCCGCCACGGAAGTTGCCGGCGCCCTCTCGCTGGTCGGCTTCGGCGACCTCACGTCGAACAGCTTGGATCTCTCCGTGCCCAACCTCTCCGTGACGGCCGCCCAGACGCTCGTCTCGAAGCCGGGCAACGGTGATTTCTCGGTGGTTCCGCTCTCGACCGACTTCGGTCCCAACACGGTCGACGTCACCAACCTGTCGGCCTTCACGCTTACGAACGCGACCTACGGGAAGTTCACCGCGACCAGCGGAACCGTCGTCGGCACTCCGACGAGCGGATTCATCAACATCTACATCCTCGGCACGTTCACCCCGCTCTTCGGCGGTTTTGGCCCCAGCCCGGCCAGCGTGCAGATCACCATCACGTCGTCGTCCCTCGGCGGCTTGAGCGAGGCCATCACCATCAACGCGCCGCCGACCTCGATTCCGGAACCCGCCTCGATCGCCATGGCCGGCATCGGCCTGGCCGCGGCCGGTCTCGTTCGGGTGCTCCGCAAGCGCTCCGTCTGATCGACTTGCGAATACGCAACCAAGATAAGCATCAAGGGCGGCCGATTCTCACGAATCGGCCGTCTTTTTTTTTCCTCGCTCGACCCCGTCTCTACTATAGGACGAGTTCGACGTCGTGACTCCGAGGATCTGGTGGAAGCCGGAACCTTGTTGTAGATTAGCGACGCTCGGGCGCGACGTGGGTCTTAGCGTGCGCGCGGTCTTCGTCTCACGGTTCGCTTTCGGAGTCGAGCCCATGTTCGATCTCGCGTCGATCCAGAAGAGCCTTCGGGAGTTCGGCGTTGACGGCTGGCTCTTGTACGACTTCCGGGGCAGCAACTTGCCGGCGCGGCGGATTCTGGGGCTCGAAGATCGCCCGCCGGGCTCGCGACGCTTCTTTTACATGATCCCGGCCGAGGGCGAACCGAGGAAGCTCGTACACGCGATCGAGCCCCGCGCCCTGGAACACCTGCCGGGTTCCAAGACCATTTACATGGCCTGGCAAGATCTTGAGGCCGGCATCACCGCGTTAGTTTCCGGAAGAAAACGCGTTGCGATGGAGTATGCGCCTAATCTTTCCAATCCTTATGTGTCCAAGGTCGATGCGGGAACCATCGAATTTGTGCGAGGGTTGGCTGTCGAAGTCGTCTCCTCGGGCGATCTGATCCAGTTTTTCGAGGCGACATGGGACGACCGCCAGTGGAGCCTGCACCAGCAGGCCGAGACGGGAACGACGACGGCCTTCGACCTGGCCTGGCGGCTGATCGCCGATCGGACGCGGGACGGCGGCTCGATCCGCGAGACCGAAGTTCAGGCGGCGATCCTGGAACACTTTCGC contains:
- a CDS encoding PEP-CTERM sorting domain-containing protein, with product MIKLHRALMAGALFVLAAVPAQAATEVAGALSLVGFGDLTSNSLDLSVPNLSVTAAQTLVSKPGNGDFSVVPLSTDFGPNTVDVTNLSAFTLTNATYGKFTATSGTVVGTPTSGFINIYILGTFTPLFGGFGPSPASVQITITSSSLGGLSEAITINAPPTSIPEPASIAMAGIGLAAAGLVRVLRKRSV